The Pontibacter korlensis sequence CACCCCCACCGTGTCTATGGCTTTGTCTTTTCCGTGGATGTTGAGCACCCCCGTCACCCGCACCTTATAGGCTGCTTCTTTGTTCAGGTCAACAGTCTTGATGTTAGTAACCTTTCCTTTGAAGGTGGCTTTCGGGTATTTGTCAGACTCCACATAGTTCTCATTAAAATGGGTTTGCATCAGGGACTTTCGGAACTGGAATTGCTTCATCGGTACGGAAAACGCCATCTCTCCCGTGCCCATGTCAAGAATTGATACCACCTTCCGGTTATGCGCCTCAATATCTTCCAGGGGAGCGTCTGAAAAGAACCAGATATG is a genomic window containing:
- a CDS encoding YceI family protein, coding for MKRIIILICPLLLFSYADTLAQGRFFTKTGHIWFFSDAPLEDIEAHNRKVVSILDMGTGEMAFSVPMKQFQFRKSLMQTHFNENYVESDKYPKATFKGKVTNIKTVDLNKEAAYKVRVTGVLNIHGKDKAIDTVGVLEVKAGQLLGRSTFSVTPQEFDIKIPRLVRNNIARRIDITVDIVYEPLKGNSL